One Setaria italica strain Yugu1 chromosome I, Setaria_italica_v2.0, whole genome shotgun sequence DNA window includes the following coding sequences:
- the LOC101765452 gene encoding histidinol-phosphate aminotransferase, chloroplastic produces MDWATRFRIRNPSPAAASHFAGERRRPGGRASFRPMSSAAPVEEPAASEAKRRPSGESFIRRHLRTLAPYQPILPFEVLSARLGRRPEDIIKLDANENPYGPPPEVATALGSLKFPYVYPDPESRHLRAALAEDCGIESEYILAGCGADELIDLIMRCVLEPGDKIIDCPPTFTMYEFDASVNGALVIKVPRLPDFSLDVDRIVEVVKQDNPKCIFLTSPNNPDGSVINNEDLLKILDLPILVVLDEAYIEFSSLQTRMSWVKKHDNLIVLRTFSKRAGLAGLRVGYGAFPLSIIEYLWRAKQPYNVSVAAEVSACAALQNPTYLENVKNLLLQERERLFNLLKGIPFLKPFPSHSNFILCEVTSGKDAKKIKEDLAKMGVMIRHYDKKELKGYIRISVGKPEHTDALMKGLNALQL; encoded by the exons ATGGATTGGGCCACCCGGTTCCGCATCCGGAACccgtcgccggctgccgccTCCCACTTCGCAGGCGAGAGGCGGCGCCCGGGAGGCAGGGCGTCCTTCCGCCCCATGTCGTCGGCGGCTCCGgtggaggagccggcggcgtcCGAGGCGAAGCGGCGGCCGTCCGGTGAATCCTTCATCCGGCGCCACCTCAGGACCCTCGCCCCGTACCAGCCCATCCTGCCCTTCGAG GTGCTATCTGCTCGGCTTGGGCGTAGACCAGAGGACATAATCAAGCTCGATGCAAATGAGAATCCATATGGTCCACCCCCAGAG GTGGCTACAGCATTAGGTAGTCTTAAGTTCCCCTATGTGTACCCTGATCCGGAAAGCCGCCACTTGCGTGCTGCTCTTGCTGAAGATTGTGGAATTGAATCTGAATACATACTTGCTGGATGCGGTGCGGATGAACTAATCGATTTAATTATGAG ATGCGTACTTGAACCAGGTGACAAAATTATTGATTGTCCTCCGACATTCACTATGTATGAGTTTGATGCTTCAGTAAATGGTGCACTTGTCATCAAGG TTCCAAGGCTTCCTGATTTTTCTCTAGATGTCGATCGTATTGTTGAAGTGGTAAAACAGGATAACCCAAAATGCATATTTCTGACATCCCCAAACAATCCAGACGGAAG TGTAATCAACAATGAGGATCTTTTAAAGATACTTGATCTTCCGATACTTGTAGTGCTGGATGAAGCTTATATTGAGTTTTCTAGCCTTCAGACAAGGATGTCATGGGTTAAGAAGCATGATAATTTGATTGTTCTCCGAACATTTAGCAAACGAGCAG GTTTAGCTGGTCTTCGTGTGGGTTATGGAGCATTTCCTCTAAGCATTATCGAGTATTTGTGGCGGGCCAAGCAGCCTTATAATGTTTCTGTCGCAGCAGAAGTTTCAGCATGTGCTGCGTTGCAGAATCCAACCTATTTGGAG AATGTGAAAAATTTACTGTTACAAGAGAGGGAGAGGCTGTTCAATCTTCTAAAAGGGATACCATTCCTGAAACCATTTCCCAGTCATTCTAACTTCATTCTCTGTGAGGTTACATCAGGAAAGGATGCAAAGAAAATAAag GAAGACCTTGCGAAGATGGGAGTGATGATCCGCCACTATGACAAGAAGGAATTGAAGGGGTATATTCGTATTTCGGTCGGGAAACCTGAGCACACTGATGCACTAATGAAAGGCTTGAATGCACTTCAATTATGA
- the LOC101765059 gene encoding RNA exonuclease 4 has translation MMMGRRESSETLRNKCAACYRQYNRMEHLVEHMKVNYHSVHEPRCGVCGKHCRSFESLREHLIGPLPKVECARVFSVRGCSICLNIFDSNAAVRYHRAACQYTRAAPMPRGGITGRAVALACKMVGGGSDGSVDLCARVCLIGEDENIIFQTYVKPTAPVTNYRYEVTGVRPEYLRDAMPLKVAQRRIQEILCNGEPLWKLRPRSYGRAKILVGHGLEHDLERLGLEYPAFMIRDTAKYPPLLKTSKLSNSLKYLTQAYLGYDIQTGIQDPYEDCVAAMRLYIRMRSQAHPRDYNSGSGEAQNNYPAWRQRELERMSPEELLALSASDYYCWCLDY, from the exons ATGATGATGGGCAGGAGGGAGTCCTCGGAGACCTTGAG gaacaaatgcgcGGCCTGCTACAGGCAGTACAACAGGATGGAGCACCTGGTGGAGCACATGAAGGTGAACTACCACTCGGTGCACGAGCCCAGGTGCGGCGTCTGCGGCAAGCACTGCCGCTCCTTCGAGTCGCTCAGGGAGCATCTGATCG GGCCATTGCCCAAGGTGGAGTGCGCGCGGGTTTTCAGCGTCCGCGGCTGCAGCATCTGCCTCAACATCTTCGACAGCAACGCCGCCGTCAGATACCACCGTGCAGCCTGCCAATACACTCGTGCTGCTCCG ATGCCCAGGGGTGGCATAACTGGCCGTGCGGTTGCTCTGGCTTGTAAAATGGTTGGAGGAGGGAGTGACGGCTCAGTGGACCTTTGTGCAAGGGTGTGCCTCATTGGAGAAGACGAGAATATCATCTTCCAGACCTATGTCAAACCTACAGCTCCAGTCACCAACTACAG GTATGAAGTAACTGGGGTAAGGCCAGAGTACTTGAGGGACGCAATGCCACTGAAGGTTGCACAGAGGAGGATCCAGGAGATCTTGTGCAACGGGGAGCCGCTGTGGAAGTTACGCCCAAGGAGTTATGGAAGGGCAAAGATCCTGGTTGGCCATGGCCTGGAACATGATCTTGAGCGCCTAGGGTTGGAGTACCCCGCATTCATGATCAG GGACACTGCAAAATACCCGCCTCTGTTGAAGACTAGCAAACTGAGTAACTCCCTGAAGTATCTTACACAAGCATATCTTGG GTATGATATTCAAACAGGCATTCAGGATCCCTATGAGGACTGTGTGGCAGCAATGAGGCTGTACATCAGGATGAGATCACAGGCTCACCCGAGAGATTATAACTCCGGTTCAGGTGAGGCCCAGAACAACTACCCAGCCTGGAGGCAGAGAGAACTGGAGAGGATGAGCCCAGAAGAACTGCTGGCACTTTCAGCATCAGACTATTATTGCTGGTGCCTGGATTACTAA
- the LOC101764102 gene encoding uncharacterized protein LOC101764102, with translation MRMPRLPLLLKIAAAAAAGALALIVAARLRREDAVASLRREIRECVSALVEEEGDGDGGGGGGGGAKEVASSPAPSVLITGFRAHGKSSLVNTACRALAAEDGPLLLRAEASPPGGGTDGPRRRRRVKAVVAGADGDGAGDGDNVVDLLDAPPLPEAARLSRDDIDAAIIGGNPECVVLVLRCDAPAKERNAAIRRLPEISAAVRNKGLNLIVVLTFKKAMRSIRQAEELLREVSFRARTDCVYFIENYTWSNNGPNLHHPPVIKNDFETHFTVLTIIRQCLEFIKLNRSQSKDKGDKQAKPDEPKPKNPPAEAKQCRKFNDSSVRLFFNSSET, from the exons ATGCGCATGCCGCGGCTGCCCCTCCTCCTCAAGatagccgcggcggcggccgccggggcgcTGGCGCTCATTGTCGCGGCGCGCCTCCGCCGAGAGGACGCCGTGGCGTCCCTCCGCAGGGAGATCCGCGAGTGCGTCTCGGCCCtcgtcgaggaggagggcgacggcgacggcggcgggggcgggggcgggggcgccaAGGAGgtcgcctcgtcgccggcgccgtccgtGCTGATCACGGGGTTCCGGGCCCACGGCAAGAGCTCGCTGGTCAACACGGCGTGCCGCGCGCTGGCGGCCGAGGACGgcccgctgctgctgcgcgcGGAGGCCTCGCCGCCCGGCGGGGGGACCGACgggcccaggcggcggcggagggtcaAGGCCGTGGTTGCcggggccgacggcgacggcgcgggggaCGGCGACAACGTGGTGGACCTGCTtgacgcgccgccgctccccgagGCGGCGAGGCTCTCCAGGGATGACATCGATGCCGCGATCATTGGGGGGAACCCGGAGTGCGTGGTGCTCGTGCTGCGCTGCGACGCGCCCGCCAAGGAGCGGAACGCCGCCATCAGGCGCCTCCCGGAGATCTCTGCTGCCGTCAGGAACAAAG GGCTTAATTTGATCGTTGTATTGACTTTTAAGAAGGCCATGAGATCAATTAGGCAGGCTGAAGAGCTACTACGGGAGGTTTCGTTCAGGGCCCGAACTGATTGTGTTTACTTCATCGAGAACTACACCTGGAGCAACAATGGGCCCAACCTCCACCATCCACCTGTCATCAAGAATGACTTTGAGACACATTTCACGGTGCTGACAATCATTCGACAGTGTCTTGAGTTCATCAAGCTAAATAGGAGCCAATCCAAGGACAAGGGTGACAAGCAGGCAAAACCGGACGAGCCCAAACCTAAGAATCCACCCGCAGAAGCTAAGCAATGCCGGAAATTCAATGACTCCAGTGTAAGGCTCTTCTTCAACAGCTCAGAAACTTGA
- the LOC101763424 gene encoding histone H2B.5: MAPKAEKKPAAKKPAEEEPAEKAAPAEKAPAGKKPKAEKRLPAGKSAGKEGGDKKGKKKAKKSVETYKIYIFKVLKQVHPDIGISSKAMSIMNSFINDIFEKLAAEAAKLARYNKKPTITSREIQTSVRLVLPGELAKHAVSEGTKAVTKFTSS; the protein is encoded by the coding sequence ATGGCGCCCAAGGCGGAGAAGAAGCCGGCGGCCAAGAAGCCCGCtgaggaggagcccgcggagAAGGCTGCGCCAGCGGAGAAGGCCCCCGCGGGCAAGAAGCCCAAGGCGGAGAAGCGGCTTCCGGCGGGCAAGTCCGCCGGCAAGGAGGGCGGCGACAAGAAGGgcaagaagaaggccaagaagaGCGTGGAGACCTACAAGATCTACATCTTCAAGGTCCTCAAGCAGGTGCACCCCGACATCGGCATCTCCTCCAAGGCCATGTCCATCATGAACTCCTTCATCAACGACATCTTCGAGAAGCTCGCCGCGGAGGCCGCCAAGCTCGCCCGCTACAACAAGAAGCCCACCATCACCTCCCGCGAGATCCAGACCTCGGTGCGCCTCGTCCTCCCCGGGGAGCTCGCCAAGCACGCCGTCTCGGAGGGCACCAAGGCCGTGACCAAGTTCACCTCGTCTTAG
- the LOC101765861 gene encoding uncharacterized protein LOC101765861, whose product MASCAAETGLVAMDCLVVCCCCPCLVLQVTVFLFVRLPKRVVVKTKRIILRRWHRRRPSSPMAASKGGAGCAAAAAGLKLEELLDLDDGFEAAFGIRDGGADGWKERCFAVDGNDDHDGVWEAIIEQEGLFWFGSFWGRPEQEGPAAGGDDQMGGRSFRLPVSLERVCE is encoded by the coding sequence ATGGCGTCGTGCGCGGCGGAGACCGGCCTGGTGGCCATGGACTGCCTGGtggtgtgctgctgctgcccgtgCCTGGTGCTGCAGGTCACTGTCTTCCTCTTCGTCAGGCTGCCCAAGAGAGTGGTCGTCAAGACCAAGCGGATCATCCTGAGGAGATGGCACAGGAGGAGGCCGTCGTCGCCGATGGCGGCGTCCAAGGGAGGAGCTGGCTGCgcggccgcagcagcaggcttgaagctggaggagctgctggacctGGACGACGGTTTTGAGGCCGCGTTTGGGATCCGAGACGGCGGCGCCGATGGCTGGAAAGAGAGGTGTTTCGCCGTCGACGGCAACGACGACCATGACGGCGTGTGGGAGGCGATCATCGAGCAGGAAGGGCTCTTCTGGTTCGGGAGCTTCTGGGGCCGGCCGGAGCAGGAGGGGCCAGCTGCTGGAGGTGACGATCAGATGGGAGGAAGAAGCTTCAGGTTGCCTGTGAGCTTAGAGAGAGTGTGTGAGTAG